A single Malaclemys terrapin pileata isolate rMalTer1 chromosome 3, rMalTer1.hap1, whole genome shotgun sequence DNA region contains:
- the LOC128834515 gene encoding defensin-B5-like has protein sequence MRALYLLFALLFLVFQDQARSEDQDEPQEPVLLDETEGAMEAPEIRSSCVASGGQCRYGFCPWKEMKIASCGFARPCCKKVI, from the exons ATGCGGGCTCTTTACCTTCTCTTTGCTCTTCTCTTCTTGGTTTTCCAGGACCAGGCCCGGTCTGAGGACCAGGATGAACCCCAGGAACCTGTCTTGCTGGACGAGACAGAAGGAGCCATGGAAGCCCCGG AAATACGTAGCTCCTGTGTTGCCAGTGGGGGTCAATGCCGATATGGGTTCTGTCCTTGGAAGGAAATGAAGATTGCATCCTGCGGTTTTGCAAGACCCTGCTGTAAAAAAGTGATATAA